In Paenibacillus sonchi, a single genomic region encodes these proteins:
- a CDS encoding DEAD/DEAH box helicase, with the protein MSMHTRTITVQLALSQYGDALIYGINERDDYVSGLLLKQQLFAWHEESFYGTELTTQNADGVELVILPAEQVIPFFAEMKVLQHIGWSWEGNAALVTALAPVLAALLDEKQYVPSFSAFREGQLRWDWDGQALAGAARSSRTAAEALRGLQERSTLAEGLQAAFSAAVFQRYYSTEAEAGDLRSEFPLLFSRSGLAAAGMDADSWLMSIGWKADSAPFRPALQLLEPDGDSSWRLQLLLQDKRDESALVPLRLSDDGEPHGRWPAPWAEHVRERAAGWLSRLRDSLPGGHIGRGRDVLGEPLSDEVAWRFLTVDSRRLLEAGWQVLLPAWWEAASRKKPRLRAKISSGEGSRGGRSLFGLDALVDFDWRISIGDADLSEAEFAELVARGERLVKFRGQWIPLDPALLAQIQRAMAGMDKSQGLSFQDVLQLHLLGSSEDEAAEAAAEQAEEDAARFRLEVELNAHLVKLIGQLGQRDRWPQPAVPTGLHAELRSYQQEGFAWLAFLRRFGLGAVLADDMGLGKTVQLIAYLLHLKELEEAAEADPAAGRVRQTEPPGWPSLIICPTSVLGNWQKELQRFAPSLKVMLHYGSKRLDAGYFYGAASQADVVLTSYATAALDQELLKQFTWAAVCLDEAQNIKNAGTKQSSAVRSFPALHRIALTGTPIENRLSELWSIYDFITPGYLGSAKSFQDRFANAIEKERDAKRTADLQKMVKPFMLRRKKKDPAIQLDLPDKNEMKTYVHLTAEQAALYDQNVNGLLERMQKLEGIERKGAILAALTSLKQLCDHPLLLSKDTLPEGEPEGRVDTAALIERSAKLERLLAMVRELREENERCLIFTQYVGMGRMLQAVLSQELQEPVLYLNGSTPKSARDRMIEQFQTPAPPQGEVPPAGGRTQSGQPNVFILSLKAGGVGLNLTAANHVFHFDRWWNPAVENQATDRAYRMGQTKDVQVHKFISLGTLEEKIDEMLESKQQLSDDVIASSESWITELSTDALKDLFTLRREWVG; encoded by the coding sequence ATGAGTATGCATACGCGAACTATTACCGTCCAGCTGGCCTTGAGCCAATATGGCGATGCCCTGATCTACGGCATCAACGAACGGGATGACTATGTCTCCGGCCTGCTGCTGAAGCAGCAGCTGTTTGCCTGGCATGAAGAATCCTTCTATGGCACGGAATTAACTACCCAGAACGCCGACGGCGTGGAGCTGGTCATTCTGCCCGCCGAGCAGGTGATCCCGTTCTTCGCAGAAATGAAGGTGCTCCAACACATTGGATGGAGCTGGGAGGGCAATGCTGCACTCGTGACCGCACTGGCCCCGGTTCTGGCCGCGCTGCTGGATGAGAAGCAGTATGTTCCCAGCTTCTCCGCGTTCCGCGAAGGCCAGCTGCGGTGGGACTGGGACGGCCAGGCGCTTGCGGGCGCCGCCCGCAGCAGCCGCACCGCTGCGGAAGCGCTGCGCGGGCTGCAGGAGCGCAGCACGCTTGCCGAAGGGCTGCAGGCCGCCTTCTCGGCGGCGGTCTTTCAGCGCTATTACAGCACGGAAGCCGAGGCGGGCGACCTGCGGAGCGAATTTCCGCTGCTGTTCAGCCGCAGCGGGCTGGCGGCCGCCGGGATGGACGCGGACAGCTGGCTGATGTCCATCGGCTGGAAGGCGGACTCCGCGCCGTTCCGCCCCGCGCTGCAGCTGCTGGAGCCGGACGGGGACTCGTCCTGGCGGCTGCAGCTGCTGCTGCAGGACAAGCGCGACGAATCCGCGCTTGTGCCGCTGCGGCTCTCGGACGACGGCGAGCCGCATGGGCGCTGGCCCGCGCCGTGGGCGGAGCACGTCCGCGAGCGGGCGGCCGGGTGGCTGTCGCGCCTGCGGGACAGCCTGCCCGGCGGGCACATTGGCCGCGGGCGCGATGTGCTTGGGGAACCGCTTAGCGACGAGGTCGCGTGGCGGTTCCTTACGGTCGACAGCCGGCGCCTGCTGGAGGCCGGCTGGCAGGTGCTGCTGCCGGCGTGGTGGGAAGCCGCCAGCCGCAAAAAGCCGCGCCTGCGCGCCAAGATCAGCTCCGGCGAGGGCAGCCGCGGAGGCCGGTCGCTGTTCGGGCTGGATGCGCTGGTCGACTTCGACTGGCGCATCTCCATCGGCGACGCCGACCTCTCCGAGGCGGAGTTCGCCGAGCTGGTCGCGCGCGGCGAGCGGCTCGTGAAGTTCAGGGGCCAGTGGATTCCCCTGGACCCCGCCCTCCTGGCCCAGATTCAGCGGGCCATGGCCGGAATGGACAAGTCGCAGGGCTTGTCCTTCCAGGATGTGCTGCAGCTGCATCTGCTGGGCAGCAGCGAAGATGAAGCCGCTGAAGCTGCGGCGGAGCAGGCTGAAGAGGACGCGGCGCGCTTCCGGCTGGAGGTGGAGCTGAACGCGCATCTGGTCAAGCTGATCGGCCAGCTCGGGCAGCGTGACCGGTGGCCGCAGCCCGCTGTGCCAACGGGGCTGCACGCTGAGCTGAGAAGCTACCAGCAGGAGGGCTTTGCCTGGCTGGCCTTCCTGCGCCGTTTCGGCCTGGGGGCCGTACTGGCCGACGACATGGGCCTGGGCAAAACCGTGCAGCTCATTGCCTATCTGCTCCATTTGAAGGAGCTGGAGGAGGCAGCCGAAGCTGACCCCGCTGCCGGCAGGGTGCGGCAGACGGAACCGCCCGGCTGGCCTTCCCTGATCATCTGTCCGACCTCGGTGCTCGGCAACTGGCAGAAGGAGCTGCAGCGGTTTGCCCCTTCCCTGAAGGTGATGCTGCACTATGGAAGCAAACGGCTGGACGCCGGCTACTTCTACGGCGCAGCTTCTCAGGCGGATGTGGTCCTGACCTCGTACGCCACGGCTGCGCTCGACCAGGAGCTGCTCAAGCAATTCACCTGGGCAGCGGTCTGCCTGGATGAAGCACAGAACATCAAAAATGCCGGGACCAAGCAGTCCTCGGCTGTGCGCAGCTTCCCGGCGCTGCACCGGATCGCGCTGACGGGAACACCGATCGAGAACAGGCTCTCGGAGCTGTGGTCGATCTATGACTTCATCACCCCGGGATACCTCGGCAGCGCCAAATCCTTTCAGGACCGGTTCGCAAATGCTATAGAGAAGGAACGGGATGCGAAGCGGACGGCGGATCTGCAGAAGATGGTTAAGCCGTTCATGCTGCGCCGCAAGAAAAAAGACCCGGCGATCCAGCTCGATCTTCCGGACAAAAACGAGATGAAAACCTATGTCCACCTCACGGCTGAACAGGCAGCCCTGTATGACCAGAACGTCAACGGCCTTCTGGAACGGATGCAAAAGCTGGAAGGGATTGAACGCAAAGGGGCTATTCTGGCCGCACTGACCAGTCTTAAGCAGCTCTGTGATCATCCGCTGCTGCTAAGCAAGGATACTTTGCCCGAGGGAGAACCGGAGGGCCGGGTCGATACCGCTGCCCTGATTGAGCGGTCGGCAAAATTGGAGCGGCTGCTCGCCATGGTGCGTGAGCTGCGCGAGGAGAATGAGCGCTGCCTGATCTTCACCCAATATGTCGGCATGGGCAGGATGCTGCAGGCCGTGCTGTCCCAGGAGCTGCAGGAACCCGTGCTGTATCTGAACGGCAGCACGCCCAAAAGCGCACGCGACCGCATGATAGAGCAATTCCAGACCCCTGCGCCTCCACAGGGGGAAGTCCCGCCGGCTGGCGGCCGGACGCAGTCTGGTCAGCCCAATGTGTTCATTCTCTCACTGAAGGCGGGAGGGGTCGGCCTGAACCTGACCGCTGCCAATCATGTCTTCCACTTCGACCGCTGGTGGAATCCGGCTGTAGAGAATCAGGCGACGGACCGCGCGTACCGGATGGGCCAGACCAAGGATGTGCAAGTGCACAAGTTCATCTCCCTGGGGACGCTGGAGGAAAAAATTGACGAAATGCTGGAGAGCAAGCAGCAGCTCAGCGATGATGTGATCGCAAGCTCTGAAAGCTGGATTACCGAGCTGTCCACCGATGCCCTGAAGGATCTGTTCACACTGCGGAGGGAGTGGGTAGGCTGA
- a CDS encoding SWIM zinc finger domain-containing protein, with product MQPRIMINDAEWDKLISDVAYYFEDLTLKRGFQYYKQNRVRSFRMISSRRVMAVVEGREDYAVSMELDSLTDSHCDCPVQGPCKHMAAVLMSVAEAQERSVNMLANAKAVIDRKKAEALEASSAAGVSGSRREQAMKLAGLIPGATVAEWRDYMALLTAPLAQTVRNPQYAERALSAIAQAKADLPPAAELLFQLNAHLFILESLITPGGQHNAGALSSPGYALGYYTAIAVSELQEAIIRLMKRSLPLASEPEAWPRLKDTLAYVQLEMLTESRDRLREQPYFSFCYDQLWQRWIAPNASDPALYLEELEALRDRAGGLGAAINRSALLLAESRMYFYLSDDKAAWERLAAASERPGLHPDELLGCLEPLAEAGHWSRLAAWLETTGPLLNSRLYNLHSYAGYWEEVVRRLPEAEPQMWSTLSAMLPLSGGIYEDKLLDHGKWRDWMDYQLSSGKVPSDFRVSDLQPVEKHAPELLLPFYHQAAERFVLEKNRHSYKAAVKLLKRLAKLYKKMKREERWGEFLDAFTTRHSRLRALQEELRKGKLIP from the coding sequence ATGCAGCCGAGAATAATGATAAACGATGCCGAATGGGATAAGCTCATTTCGGATGTGGCTTACTATTTTGAGGACCTGACCCTCAAGCGGGGATTTCAATATTATAAACAGAACCGTGTCCGGTCGTTTCGGATGATCTCGTCCCGGAGAGTGATGGCGGTTGTCGAGGGCAGAGAGGATTACGCTGTCAGTATGGAGCTGGACAGCTTGACGGATAGCCACTGCGATTGCCCCGTACAGGGACCCTGCAAGCATATGGCGGCTGTGCTGATGAGTGTTGCCGAGGCGCAGGAACGGTCCGTGAATATGCTGGCCAATGCCAAGGCCGTCATCGACCGGAAGAAGGCAGAGGCGCTGGAGGCTTCCTCTGCTGCCGGCGTTTCCGGCAGCCGCCGGGAACAGGCGATGAAGCTCGCCGGGCTGATTCCCGGGGCAACGGTAGCCGAGTGGCGTGACTACATGGCGCTGCTCACCGCGCCGCTGGCGCAGACTGTGCGCAATCCGCAATATGCTGAACGGGCGCTGTCCGCCATTGCGCAGGCGAAGGCCGACCTCCCGCCTGCCGCTGAACTGCTGTTCCAGCTTAATGCCCATCTGTTCATCCTGGAGAGTCTGATTACACCCGGCGGCCAGCATAACGCAGGAGCCCTCTCTTCTCCAGGCTATGCGCTGGGATATTACACGGCTATTGCCGTCTCTGAGCTTCAAGAGGCGATTATCCGCTTGATGAAGCGCAGCCTGCCGCTCGCCTCAGAGCCGGAGGCATGGCCGAGGCTCAAGGATACGCTGGCTTATGTGCAGCTTGAGATGCTGACGGAATCGCGCGACCGTCTGCGGGAGCAGCCTTATTTCTCCTTCTGCTACGATCAGCTCTGGCAGCGCTGGATTGCCCCGAACGCCAGCGATCCGGCGCTCTATCTGGAGGAGCTTGAAGCGCTCCGTGACCGTGCCGGCGGGCTGGGCGCTGCTATTAACCGTTCGGCGCTGCTGCTGGCTGAGAGCCGGATGTACTTCTACCTGAGCGACGACAAAGCCGCCTGGGAACGGCTGGCTGCCGCTTCCGAACGGCCGGGCCTGCATCCGGACGAGCTGCTCGGCTGCCTGGAGCCGCTCGCCGAAGCCGGACACTGGTCCCGTCTTGCGGCCTGGCTTGAAACGACAGGACCTCTGCTGAACAGCCGCTTATATAATCTGCACAGCTATGCCGGATACTGGGAAGAAGTGGTCCGCCGCCTGCCGGAGGCGGAACCCCAAATGTGGAGCACGCTGTCCGCGATGCTTCCGCTCTCAGGCGGCATCTATGAAGACAAGCTGCTGGACCACGGCAAGTGGCGGGACTGGATGGACTATCAGCTGTCCTCCGGCAAGGTGCCTTCAGACTTCCGGGTCAGCGACCTGCAGCCGGTGGAGAAACATGCGCCGGAGCTGCTGCTGCCGTTCTACCATCAGGCAGCGGAACGGTTCGTGCTGGAGAAGAACCGCCACAGCTATAAGGCCGCTGTTAAGCTATTGAAGCGTCTTGCCAAGTTGTATAAGAAGATGAAGCGCGAGGAGCGGTGGGGAGAATTTCTGGACGCCTTCACCACCCGGCACAGCCGGCTTCGCGCGCTGCAGGAGGAGCTGCGGAAAGGAAAGCTGATTCCATGA